TTTACTTTGATATACCTGTCTTCTCAATGCTTCCTCGAGATTTTTGATAATTCTTCCCATTTGTATGTACAGAAAGCATTAAGCTTCTATGATGTTGTATTCGATGTGGTATATGCTCCGAAAGTTACCCGTCTTCTACGAGAAGCAGAAGAAAGTGGGGTTAAAGTTGTCAGTGGTGTAGAGATGTTTGTCAGACAAGCCATGGGTCAGTTTGAGCGTTTCACTGGTATTGAAGGTATTGTATTCTTCTAACTTGTATCACCCTTTTATGCCGAATGGTATTAGTGGACCCGACCTACTTGGCTATTACACCTCCCGCTTATAATCTTGTTTCCTGCAGCTCCTGAAAGTCTGATGCGTGAGATAGCAGCAAAATACACATAACAGGTTCATTCTTCATCTCttacctttttatttatatacttgtCCAGTAGTCATGATGGGTTAACATATTAGATTCTGTCGTATCATTTATCATTGAAGACGGCTAGCACCATATTGATCAAAACCACAAGAGCAACATGTATATGTAAACCAACCCATAGAATTAATATGGTTtaaactactacctccgttttatattgtgagACGTTCTAGctttacctagattcatcaattgatatatataatttgtatatatgtctagattcattaacatctataGGAATCTAGgcaagtcttacattgtgaaccATCTTGTTGTAATATTGGTTGGTCCACATGGTATTATCGcatgaaatttggtgggatggTCTCGTTCATTAATTTTGCATTGGCTATGCCACGTGCCTACGAGGGTAGGAGGGATTTAGGTGGTGATGGACCAAAAAGATTCATTACTGTTTGGTTCCTTCAACAAGCATTCCGTTAGTGTAGCGTGGTTCTGATAAGCTTTCCCGCCTAGTTGATCTTTGGTTACTTATAAATCTGCAATTTGTTTATGTTGGGAAATGGCTCTAGTTGTGACGTGTGAACAAATTCCGTGGAAACCATACTCTTCTCGTTTACTAAGATACGCCGATCATTTCATGCAACTCGTTTTGATATAACTATGCTTGTTCATCTAGGCTAATGGCGAGGTGATGGTTGTGACAATAATTAGCAAAAGTATTCCTGAAGGGTTAAGTTAATAAAAGCCCAATTTTGCGCTGGGTGGAGATCTGTTGTAATCTTAGATTTCGCCGACTTGTCACCTGCAACAGGTGTGTAAACAGAGCTGCTATAGAATGTTCAATTTCATCTCTTCTTTTTGCAATAAACGATTTGCACGCATAAATACGCAGTTTTGCTTGACGATTGTGATTGGCTTTTAGAAAAAGCATCAAGCTACGATCGGTGGCTCCCATGTTCATCATGTAAGAACTATACCTGTCGACTTGCTTGCAATAATGTGATTGGTTCTTCACTGTAATCTTCAACTGTGTATGCTTTACTCCATTCTATCATACTCCTTTCTGTATACTGTGGCCTACACGGCTGTTTCTGACGCAAGCTTGAATCCTACCCAGCAGGCTACCACCCCAACTTTCTCAGAAGCGCCGGTCCTGACTTCCCAGGGCCTGATGCAAAACTGAACATGAAGGCCTTTATTatactatataataataatcaatagatatatatagaacTATTATACTTAATATATGGCGCGTGATACATCACCATCAACCCCCTACCTCATACCCCTATCATGTGTGCTTCACATGTTAATAGGTGgcaattaatatttaacttCGTGAAACAATACCAACACACCCTACGACATGCCCCGCAAACCATATACCTTACgtaaaaaattaactcaaacaCGTTGCACGtgtatttagttattttttaattgacacgTTCATCAGTAAGCTCACACATTACGCTGTTATATTATAcagttaaagtttaacttatcAAATAACACAAAGCATGCTAGACatatgagttaatttttaacaaacaCGCTGGTGGGGGTTGAATGCGTGATGAAACttaattttcaactttgtttTAGGGGCAGACTATTACAATATAGTCGTTCCAcggaaacgaatcttttgaatttAGTCATATCAAAATTGGCGCAATTATCGCCATGCACAACTTTATGTGCAGTTCGTTTCCATTGCAGTTCATGGCGAACACTACCATTTCCCTTCCTCGCGTCTGACTAAACACGTTTCCATTGCAGCTCAAGGTAAAACCATATTGCTATGCAAATTACCAGCAcgaaataataataactaaacGCATATATGCCTATACCAgacatagaagatcggactaaaccaaaACAATATAAGATCAATGAATGATCTACAagtttttgtgatgaacaactTGGTAGTTTGCGAATTGGTGGTTTGCGATGGCAAAGTATTTTTGTGATAATTGACCAGGCGGTCCGATTGCAGGTATATAGGTGGTCAAATCGTTGAGACACTTGTGGTCAGACCACAGGTATATGGGCGGTCAGACCAGCAGGGCTGACCTGACAGTTTTAGTTTCGGATGATCTTTTCGGtttcggattttttttcttggattcGACTTCTAGTAGGTTTCTATACATATGggtactgttgttttgctaataatgagtcaagttggagataACTTGGTCTCGGAATATGGTTTTCGCCAGTGATGGATTGGGAGTCAACCTGGAGATAAGGTGATGTTCGGACGGTCAAATTTCACACGAGATACTTAGGCTAAATATCAATGTACGTGGTTGGTGAAGATTCCATATGGCATACGATGGAGATATGGTGTGCGTATGTGATACGGAGTTGAATTCGGATAGAGTATGAGtttgagaagatttgttgagttagagataaagatatgtTGGTTACAGATAAGGAAAGGTTTCTCACGAGATTGGAAGTTCTAGTTCGTGCTAGATCTATGGGCTTTTCACAGCCACgtcgaggttataaataggtaccgaggggtatgtcTCTGGTGAGTTTTTGAGTGCTTTTTGTGAAAGAAAATTAGGGTCTAGACTCGATTTCGATATTAGATCGAAAGTTTTTGTTGGGAGTGCTTTTTGTGTACTTTGTAAGCACTActtgatcaataaaagtcgagagattCAATCATTATCTTCAAGTGTTGTTGATTGGCGTTTTTCCAGGATCCCGACGGTCCAACCGCGGGCAAGCGGTCGGTCTGACCGGTAACATACCTAGGGTCTAACCGGAGGTATGCGAGCAGTCTGACCAGTGGAATAAGCGCCGTGCGATTGGAGGCTTCagtaagacttttttttaaaaaagtaatcttttatttctacTAAAATATTTGGGTTTTTGATatacctaccattcaccccctctgGTACATGTGTTCTACTCTGTTTTGATCTAACAGACAATTCACATCTAAATATAATCATGCATGAAATCAGCGTAATATTGCGGCGTACAAGTAATTAAATACCAACAAATAACACTGTAAATTTGGGACTAAATCTAaattgtaataattaattagttgggCCATGTAAACAAAGCTGATTAAAAGAATATGAACAAACACAATTTATGTCAAAAGCATTTAAATAATAAGCAATATTAATTACCAATATTGTTTTGTACGTAATTATCTTATGAACAAAACAAGATGTGAGGAAAAGCAGTTAAGTAACGTAATTTATTTGATGAACAAAACAAGCTGTCGGGGAAAAGGGAAATCTACTCGAACAAGCTGGTGGCGCTggaaataaggaaaaaaaaaaacatccccAGGGCCTCAGATCTCTCATAACGAGCCAATTCCATTGGGCCACGGACACGTTGAGGAATCATTAAGCGCGCATCAGATACATATTAAAAGTCGCGGCTGTGACGAGAGGTCACGATCACGAGATACTAGTTGTAGTCGGCCCGGCGTACCACCTCCTCCACTATATAAAGGGGTCGAAGCTTCGTCTACTGCCAATCGTGCAATCGCCTCCGCTTCCTGCGTTCTGGTGGCCGCTCTACCTTCGCTGCCGCGATCGTCTTGAGCCACCCGGCGCCCGCGCGAgttggagatggagatggtgaTGGAGACGGTGACGGCGGGTGGGCTCAAGCAGATCAGGAACGAGGCGGTTAATCTGGTGAGGACGATGcactgctgctactgctgctggtgcaagtttgatttttattattgctttccaatagttaattaatcgtTTTCCATTGCAGGAGAACATCCCGTTGGCCAATGTGTTCGTGCATCTCAAATGCACCGAGAAAGGTCTCACCACCGACGAGGGCAAcgagcgcgccgccgtcttcgGTCCTAACAAACTTGAGGAGAAAAAAGTTcgtcttttctttcctttttttggtgTTGATTTGATGGGAGTTTTGAGTGATCTTGGAGTGGTGTAACaatggcggtggtggtgtaACAGGAGAGCAGGATACTGAAGTTTCTGGGGTTCATGTGGAACCCGCTGTCGTGGGTGATGGAAGTGGCCGCGATCATGGCGATCGCGCTGGCGAACGGCGGCAACCGGCCGCCGGATTGGCAGGACTTCGTCGGGATcgtcgtgctgctgctgctcaacTCGAGCATATCGTACTTCGAGGAGAGCAAcgccggcagcgcggcggaggcgctcATGGCGAACCTGGCTCCCAAGACGAAGGTTCTCCGCGACGGGAGGTGGGCGGAGGAGGATGCCGCCATCCTCGTCCCCGGCGACATAATCAGCATTAAGCTCGGCGACATCGTGCCGGCCGACGCGCGCCTCCTCCAGGGCGACCCGCTTAAGGTGGACCAGTCTGCGCTCACCGGCGAGTCGCTGCCGGTGACCAAGTGCCCCGGCGAGAGCGTCTACTCGGGGTCGACGTGCAAGCAGGGCGAGATCAacgccgtcgtcatcgccacCGGCGTGCACACCTTCTTTGGGAAGGCGGCGCACCTCGTCGATAGCACCAACCAGGTCGGCCACTTCCAGAAGATGCTCCGCGCCATCGGCAACTTCTGCATCGCCGCCATTGCCATCGGGATGGTCATCGAGGTGATCGTCATGTACCCCATCCAGCACCGCCTCTACCGCGATGGTATCGACAACCTGCTCGTCCTCCTCATCGGCGGCATCCCCATCGCAATGCCCACCGTGCTGTCGGTCACCATGGCGATCGGGTCACACCGCTTGTCCGAACAGGGCGCTATCACCAAGCGCATGACGGCGATCGAGGAGATGGCCGCCATGACCGTGCTCTGCAGCGACAAGACGGGCACCCTCACCCTGAACAAGCTCGGCGTCGACAAGGACTTCATCGAGGTGTTCGCCGATGGCGTCGGCAAGGAAGACGTGATCCTCCTCGCCAGGGCGTCGCGCGTCGAGAACCAGGACGCTATCGACACCACCATGGTCGGCATGCTCGACGACCCCAAGGACGCCCGCCGCGGCATCGAGGAGGTCCACTTCCTTCCCTTCAACCCCGTCGACAAGCGCACCGCCCTCACGTACATCAAAGTTGACGACGGCACATGGCACCGCGTCAGCAAGGGAGCTCCCGAGCAGGCAAGCATCCATGGATTCGATTCGATCTCACCTGTTGGTTCTTCCTGGTTGCTTGCATCTCCTCCATGACTCTAGGCTCTAGCTctcacttctttttttttttccatggcgGCGTTGTCGTGCAGATTCTGTCGCTGTGCAACTGCATCGATGACATGAAGAAGAGGGCGCACGCGGTGATCGACAAGTACGCCGACCGCGGCCTCCGGTCGCTCGCCGTCGCGAGGCAAGAGCTGCCAGAGAAGAACAAGGAGAGCCCCGGCGGGAAGTGGGAGTTCGTCGGGCTGTTGCCGCTGCTTGACCCGCCGCGGCACGACAGCGCCGAGACCATCAAGCGTGCGCTCCACCTCGGCGTCAACGTCAAGATGATCACCGGTAAAAGCTCACTCACTACGGTTCTTTTGGTCGAACACATGGCCTGCAGTTCACGTTGTTCATGGCGAGATAAGCGTTTGCCGTTGGTGGTGCAGGTGATCAGCTCGCCATTGCCAAGGAGACCGGGAGGAGGCTCGGCATGGGCGTCAACATGTACCCCTCATCGGCACTGCTCGGCCATGGCATGAACGACTCCATCGCCCCCGTCCCCATCGACAAGCTCATCGAGAAGGCCGACGGCTTCGCCGGCGTCTTCCCAGGCA
This is a stretch of genomic DNA from Oryza brachyantha chromosome 1, ObraRS2, whole genome shotgun sequence. It encodes these proteins:
- the LOC102708018 gene encoding plasma membrane ATPase-like, whose protein sequence is METVTAGGLKQIRNEAVNLENIPLANVFVHLKCTEKGLTTDEGNERAAVFGPNKLEEKKESRILKFLGFMWNPLSWVMEVAAIMAIALANGGNRPPDWQDFVGIVVLLLLNSSISYFEESNAGSAAEALMANLAPKTKVLRDGRWAEEDAAILVPGDIISIKLGDIVPADARLLQGDPLKVDQSALTGESLPVTKCPGESVYSGSTCKQGEINAVVIATGVHTFFGKAAHLVDSTNQVGHFQKMLRAIGNFCIAAIAIGMVIEVIVMYPIQHRLYRDGIDNLLVLLIGGIPIAMPTVLSVTMAIGSHRLSEQGAITKRMTAIEEMAAMTVLCSDKTGTLTLNKLGVDKDFIEVFADGVGKEDVILLARASRVENQDAIDTTMVGMLDDPKDARRGIEEVHFLPFNPVDKRTALTYIKVDDGTWHRVSKGAPEQILSLCNCIDDMKKRAHAVIDKYADRGLRSLAVARQELPEKNKESPGGKWEFVGLLPLLDPPRHDSAETIKRALHLGVNVKMITGDQLAIAKETGRRLGMGVNMYPSSALLGHGMNDSIAPVPIDKLIEKADGFAGVFPGMCSHGHGWRAFTPWRFLV